The DNA sequence GGACCTGTCCACTCGGGACATACAGAAGGGAGTACGGCAGGCAGTGGTACTGACCAAAGCATAGCCGTACGCCACTATCAGAGAATCACCCGCCCTGGCGACTCCAGCTCTGCCAGGCTGAGCAACCTATACCCGGACACCACATACAATGTCACGCTAATCCCACAATCCAACTTAGACGTCTTTAACACCCTACATGCCATTTTCACTACGCAGCCAGGTGAGAACAGCAAGAGGATTCATTTGTGAAGCGGATGCTGTCTGAAATGCTGTGAACTTTGATTAGCCTACATAGGTCCATTGTTCAACATAACATTTAAGGAAATAAGGGAAAGACATTTTTTGTATAAAGGCTTGGAATTTGTTCCTAAGACAAATGTAAATCAAGTTAATAAAGTCAAGTTAATGcccatgtatttttatttaaagtgacaTTTTGTTTAGAACTTAGAAGCAGCAGACAACAAACAGTGCTCTTCCTATTTAAGAAAGGCCTCCTGGGTGAAACTTACTCAGGAAGCAGCTTGAGAACatgccaagagtgtgcaaagctttACCAGGAAtactgttaaaaatgtaaaaatttaacagttctgatttgtttaacatttgtcTTGGTCACTCCATAATTCCATGTATTGTTAATAATTCCATATACTGTTagtgtactattattattagtagtattagtaatagtagtattatgAAAcagtagaaaatagaaaaaatgaagaagatCCTTTTATGGGAAGGTGtatccaaacttttgactggtagagtaatttcagtaaaaatgaaGACAGGCTGTTTTGATACAAAAGTGAAGTGATGGGTTAAAGAAGTTTACACACAGTGATAAATAGTGTCTGTGTGAAAATTGTTTACATTCcatatttcctctctctaaacaTCTTCACTCTTCCCCTCATATCATCTGATACAGAGATTCAGAGCCCGGCGCAGGTGACGGTTTCTGAGTCAACCATGACCAGTGTGAGAGTGAGCTGGGGGCCGCTGCAGCCTGCATCTGTACAGACTTACCAGGTGGAGTACTCCACCCTTCCAACAGGGAAACTCCATGTGCTCACGGTTAATAACAGGCAGAACTCGACAGTACTGACTAACCTGCAGCCTGGGACACAGTACCTGGTCACCGTGAGCGCCAGCTACTTCTCTGGCAAAGAGAAAGCCATGTCTGTCAAAGCATGCACTCAAGAAGGCACGTATAAGTGTGTTGACATTGAAACTTATATTGTTGTAAAGTAAATCCATCTAAATCTATATTATTTGAATCCAACCAAAAACTTTATTGTTGCTAAGATGTTTCCTTCATTTCCTCTTTCAGTTATTTCCTCTTGCAGAATGAGAAAAGCTCaaatttctgtctttttgtcagTGTTGCCAGCTCTAGCAGATCTGCATCTCACTACGGTGGGAAATGACTCAGTGCTGGTTAAGTGGAAGGGAGGTGCTGAAGGTTTACGTGGTTACTGGCTGACATGGGAAGGCGAGTCTGTACAATCCTCTAGGCAGCGTTCCACTTTGTACCTGCCACCCCACCTCCTCTCTACAACACTTACCCACGTACCCCACAATGCTCGTGTCTGCGTCTCCCCTGTTTACAAGTCAGCTCGAGGAGATGGGCTTTGCTGTACGGCTCACTTCGGCTCAGGTTGGTAGTGTGAAATTTTCAACACCATGTCTGTATTCAGCAGTTTATactagatttaaaaatattgaatttaattgtGCGTAAATTTTAGTAGCATGCAGTTATATTGCCTGTTGAGCATCCTGTTTTTCTAATAAACTTTTCCTACAGCTGCATTTACTTGGAGTCACAACTTGTAGTCCTGCCAGACAGATGGATGCCGAGCTGAAAACCTTACCACAGATGGAAAAAGGGGAAGAGAAACGGTTATAACTCATACAGTTATAGCACTTGTTGCCCACAGAGAGGTGCTCTAAAGCaatacactaacacaaactGCACTGAATAGACAAAATGAAGATATTTAAATCTGCAAATACTATGCATGCAtcttaaacacaaacaagaatGAAAAACTGGTAGTATAAGCACACTTAAATTGGTGATGAAATCATTAAGTGTCCAATGAGAACATCGATCAGATGCGTGCagttgtttgtgtatatattttagtaatgaaattgaattgaacatctTGTCTTATTGCCCCATACATTTTATCTTTGAAATGGGAACAATGAAATACTTTAGTTACAATACTTTACTAAATAGTTTAGTTAACTTAGGATACACACCTAGCTAAAGTTGCACATCTAAACCACTGCCTGAAAGTAAATTGTGTATTGTAAGGCACATGATTAGGGCCATTTATCCTAGTGGTTCTTATACGTGTTCCTGGAGTACCCCTGCCTTATATGTGGTGCTGTTTTTCCTGGTTCAAATAATCCACTAATTAACACACCCTTCCTGTGTTGACATGGGTGTACTTGAGcaggaaaaacatttaaaaaatgtgcaggGTATGGGTCCTGCAGGATCTGGGTTAGAAACCGTTCATTTAGGCCACCATAATTATCTCTCTATGAGACTGTAAGGTTGATGAAAATAAGGAACAGATTTTGAGTTCCTTGTAGCTACTAATGAGAGAGTGTAACAAATGATTTGTGGTCAAGAAAGGCCTTAATCAGTTTCCAGAAAACGTCTGAGGCACAATCCACTACCCACATGCATCTACTTAGGGATGTACATAAAGATTTGCTTTTTATACCTTACTCCTGCTTCTTATCCTTTCAGAATTTGTACTTggttgggcttttttttttttttctttttttttgctttgcactTTTCCAGTATGGGATGTGGCACAGAAGTCCTCTACTGCCTCCTTGTGGATTATCAGAGATCTTGATGCTTTTTGTGGCTTATTATACACTGCATACATTCTGTTATCTCAAACTATTTGATCAGTTGATGTAACGTCCACATTATGAAGAGttgctttaatgtttaatatacgTGTAAATAAGATGATGTGGAATTTAGCACTTTCTTTTAGTTAAAGCCTACTGTTTGCCAAACTGCTCTTCCTGCTTGTATGCTGTCTTAATATGTGGCGTGTTAGAGGAGTCAGCATATCACAGGTGTATTGCATtacaaaaacatgcctgtaaatatttaattacatacaCAATGTCTTATACTGTACAAGACTCCCCAAACTTTAttgttgattttaaataaataaatttccacTTCCATATAAAATTGTGATGCTCTCTCATTTGTGTAACAAGAACACATGACTATTGACTATAATTACAGAACAATTCTTCCGGTTATGAATGTGCAATGAATTATTTCTCACATGAAATACTGAATGCATGCTGACATTCTCAGTATGTAATTATGTTTCAAAATAGAAAGATGGCAAATCCTCTGTAAGTGAATGCAAAAATGTAAACCAAACAAGAACCCCACTAATTTCAATAAAGATTGGAAACTAATTCCTTGCAagtcaaagaaaagaacaattTCTTTCAATTCACCAACATCAACCATAAGGTAATGCTATTTCCATACTGCCCAATTACAGTTTAGATCGTTCTTTGGTTCTGAATAATagagtgaattaaaaaaaaaatgagaagatATGATAGTTTATCTAAGGCAACCATAGCACATTCCATGATGGTTTTACCCTAAAGAGAGAATTTCCTGTTATTGTCATTAAGATGGCAGCATTTAGACCAGAACACATTTCCATAAACTCAATCACATTCTCCACATATACACAGTGTAGAACTTCTCCATTTCTTGCCATACTTggataactgaataaaaagcaGCAGAGTCACCTTTTAGAATTGTTTGTCCAAGACTATTTTAGATGCTTAGAGTGTTAAGAGCTGGCACAAGCGTAACCGGTTCAGGCAGATTCTGATTCTGGTCATGTGAACTTCTGCCTTGAAGAAccttctgtctgtgtctctcctcttgcttcttcttcttctctagACGTTGCTGCTCTTTCCTTTGTTTATTAGACAGCTAGAAACCGAAAAGAAGGAATGCCAGTTAACACACATCCTTATCCCAAACAATAAATCCACATACTGCTTTTAAACGCAACTAATATAACCAGCATTAACCTTGGGTTTGTGTGCGGTGCCACTCTCAGGCGGACACATGCTGTCACTACGTTCACTTTGATTCTTGGGGTGTTTCCCTGTTCCAAAGTCACAGGGCGATGATTGGTTCCTCAGCTCGGATTCAAGCCATTCTGCATGGCACTTCTGTGAGGTGGCACTTGATTGGCACGGATTTACCTCTTGACCTTAGAGAgacaaatcaaacacacaaacagtgtgggGAAAGAAGAGCTCCACCAAGGACAAGATAAGAGTATGGAAAAAAATAGAGTGTGTCTCTTACTGTTTGGGCTGGTGGTCTTCAGGGAGTTAAGGATAACATCTTCATCGTCAGAGGGAGAGTGGCTGGGGGAGGGGGCTCTCTGTTTGTCCTTCTCGCCATCACCAAGCTGCCATGAATTATTTAGATTCTACCATAAGGGAAGAAGAACATTATATTTAAGATTAGTCTATAACCTGTACTGTGTGTAATATGCAACATAATTGTTCTTGTactgcttgattttttttagttgatgaataaaacacaggttcccaaccctggtcctggagtacccttGTCCTggattttagtgttttcccagCAGCTGATtaaactaatcagctaattaacagcccttctTGAGTTGCAACTGTGCAGGACAAAGGGCACTCCAGAACCAGGGTTAGGAACCTGTGGAATAAAggataatgaaataatttacaAACCGCTATACGTAGACGGGCAGGGCTTTCAGAGTTGTCTGCAATATGCCGGACACTGTCATAATGGTCACCGTAACGGTACGCTATATGAAGCTCCTGACATAATGGCTTCTCTGATCCATTTATCTAAAAGATGACATCACATTTCCATTGCTTGTATTTTTAAACTGTACAACCTACAGTTTGCatcaaaatcatttaaattgtACTGATGATAAGAATCTAAGTAAGAGTCAGGTAAGATAAGAATCTAAACAAGAGTcagataagataaaataagagtCAAATAAGAGTCAAACGGCTGTACGTCACCTCCCACAATGGAGCATTCAATTGATGGATGACCACTTTCACCTGCTGACTGCGAGCAAAGGCCACTATTGCATCGTTGCCTGCAAAGGTTCCTGGCTCTGCAAGGTCTGACACTGGAATATGAGaagtgaataaatatatttacatttacagcatttagcagaaaacatactgttaaaaaataaagtcgagtttttgtttttaaagaaattattttaagcACTTTTAATGCAGTTTGCAACTGGTATGACATTACTGACATTTCTCAGCAGAGTGGGATAAATATGCAGAATATACTGTGGTTGAAAGTGACAGCACATGTCATTTGTTAATTAGAAAAAAGATTTCAGAAGGGTAATAACTCATGCAGGAGTTAAATGTTCTCTGTAATTATACTCATTGGAGGCCTATCACATTGTATTTAAATGAGAAGGCTAATTATCTATCAATTTTCAGCCAATTTAgtgtcatatttttatccacAAATTCATTATGTCCAGTAATGTGATCTCAAATAACATGAGGCAAAAGTATAGAAGAACAGGCTTACACAGAACAGTGGGTGTCTTTCAATTCACAAAACTGTTGCAAGTGttcaacacaatttttttttttttttgcctatttcCCAGTAGAATTATTTTACACCTCCAAACTCACAACCCCATTTCTCACCGTGCTTAGTAAATGGCACATCATCCTCAACGAAAGGTTCAAAGTCCTGCCGGTGAGACGTCATGTACTGGACAGTCTCCTGACGCAGACGCAAGTGACCTCGCGAGTGTCCCTCCAGCTGATCCGCCAGAGCTCGGAACAAGCAGTTTCTACAAAGTAAACATGACGAAAAGTACATGTTTGTTCTCAGCACAGACATCTTGTAAGGCAgctttaaaaacatcatttatcGTTCAGAATTACAGACAATATCTGCATAAAGACAATACTAACGTAAACGAGTGCATCCCAGTAAAAGTGCCATGCACTCTCAGAAACAAAGGGTACTAATCTGTACCTCTCCGTGTCGCTCGGGTGGTACCCTTATCTTTCgaacctttaatatgtatctttcagcAGGAAATGTGGACATAGTGTACAGTACATGAAAAAAGATTTATGATACATAATTGGACCATAATTATCTTTCAGAGTAAAGGTACATTACATGCACCTTTTTGGGTAAAAACTACATACTAGAGGAAATGAAAGATCCACTTCAGCGACAAGGAATAGTTCAGTTTAGTATAgtttttctcagtgtgtgtgaagggaTGCATGCACAGACATTACAGGTAAAAGTCAGCTGATAATGTTTTGAGTTCTGATTGTGAAAGAGGCTCAGCTTGGACTTAAAATCCTGAACATACCCATCTCCTGGAACCTCTCTCAGCTTGAGACCAAGTGCTTTGAGTTGGTTGGAGAAACTGACAAACTCCTCTCCTTCATCCTCCCCTGGAGGCCGATTCTTTCTGTCTTTGGCCAGAGCCCTACGCGCTGCACGCTCatccctcttcctctcctgcTCACACTTCCTGTTCCCACGGACAGGCTTTCCCGACTGCTTTCTCGACATGGCGATGCGACGTGCACAACACCGACTTCTGCGACGTCTGATGATGACTTCACCAAATCTATCTTACGGCCACGTACAACTGCAACCTAAACATGAAGCAACTTATTAGTACaccaaaaaatttatttaaattaagatAAAGCAAATTACGTCACCATACCCAGTATCAACAACATCAACTTCTATCGACTTTATATCGTCTAGGAATCGAAAAGCAGAAAACAAACGAAAACAATCACAGCAGCATTGCGTGTACAGACATATGGAGGCTAACTAGGGCTAACCTGGCTAGCTTCAGTAATGTAATagaaaatgtgtataattaatTAGCTAATACAGTTACAAAGACGTTTCAAAAGAGCATTATGCGTAAAATAACCAACTGACATACTGAAAATTGATTTCGCACTCTAAGTAGCTAATAACTAGCCAACCGTTTTGGctactataaatattaaaagagTTGTATGCTAGCTTAAACTGAAGACTTAGGAACAAGAAAAGCATCCTAGAGCtgaatttgtattattttggaGGTCCTTACCTAACAACAACAAGCACGCTAGTGTGAGAAAGATTAAACTCAGCAGTGTTCATGCTGCTTCTACAGATAGCTGCTTAGGTAGCGCATGGCAACTGTGTAGCTAAAGAAGGCAGCTAGCAAAGCTGGctaaaaactataaatatattaacaacTGAGTAATCCTGGCAATTTATTTAGCAACAAATCTATAAAAGTTCATACTCACATTGCTGAATGAGAAGATATTACGTTCCTTAGAGAGTCTTTTTGTCAGATAAAAACATTCGGCTGGTTTTGTTTACCTGCGAATAGAATTCTACTTCCTGGTGTACGGTGGCCTTAATGGACCATTCACAGTGTTGATGGAAAATGGTTTGGCAATGAAATATCTTGGAACAGACACGATGTTTcgagaaataataaaagaaaaaaaaaatttatttatttatttatttattatacaagcACTACACTCctggacaaataaataaataaaaatttaaataaaaataaaaaaaaaagatcaagctcaaaatggcaaattttaagtttttaatggtcttaacgacaaatcattggtcagaaaattagcaagaattaaactaATGTCCTGCTGAGAGCTCCTGTTCCACAATTTGcttatttacttttgctgcagtgaactgtttggggaaaagctagaaacaagGGTAAAATCACAAGGTTCACAagggtaaaatcatgataatgattaaaatgtttgatgtaaaatttaaactaacatgtctgggtgtacaaaattttccaaaagtattcttctgggatttttttttttcttaaaagataaGTCATTccttggttatctgccacacctgatgcagcccattaACGGCCACAAGGctttaacatttaaagaaatcaaagggaaaagctctcccatactaacttcctttatctatttgtttaattcttgctaatttccagaccaataatttgttgttaagaccattaaaagcttaatattttgtccctcccccccttttttttttgcccagtgtagatcctgacacacttctactgctgtggctCCTCTCACCACccgattcatcctgatgcttctagctttctgcacttgtgactcactctctgctgctgtggatggtcccacattGATACCCTAAAGACTGCACTTCCCAAACAGTTTATGCCTAAGATTCACTCTTGCTTCTTTTTAAAGTAACCCCATAATAGGCAGATAAGAGTCAGATAAGAATCTTTTTTCAGCTGTGTTTACAGCAAGTGTGTTTCTCATGTGTGAAATGAACATAGTAATGCTAATAACTGGGTTGCCAGGTTCCACAAACCTTCCAGCCCAACTGCATCTAAAAATTCAGAGAAAACACTTGAAACTAACCAAAAAAATCTGGCAATTGGAAAAgtgagacacatttttcttctttttttttccagcctttGCATGGGAAAGTCACCATGGTATACATTTCTGATGCACAAATATTATCCACTCCATCaacccctttccctctcccaatcttaatggttctgtacatcatagacacaatGTCTGCAatttaattttgattatttgctgtaaaataagATCTTggtttccattttaaaattagCCCAATCCGGTTACCCCTATTAACTGttctgtctgctgctcctccccCGAGCATGAGATAGTGTGATTCCTGCCTCAATGGGCCTCTGTTAGCGCTTGTTCAGTTCCCAGTTTTGACTACTAgatgcaataataactctatggaagctAAGTGGGGCAATGAGAGTGCTGCTCCACGATTGAACAACATCTAGTACGGTGAGCAATGCTTTAAAATATCACTGGTTACTCAAAAGTGGTAGTTAgtatttcagtgaaatttaaaatgtttggtgTTGTGAATAAGGACTTTATGGAGATTAACATTCACTGGACAAGCCACCACTGAAGGTAGataatttaacattttccaCTCATTGGACAGATTGAAGGATAATGTTTCTTCattcttttaaatatgttttaaatgtatgtcTTTTACATATTTTCAATTCTCTCAGTTCCCTCCCAGGCCCAGCTGTAAACACTGATAGGTGGGAGCTGGGCGGTGTGAACGAAACACGAAAGGAGTCTAGGACACAATTTAGAGAGACACAAACTGTATTACTAtttgaggagagagagagagagagagagagagagagagagagagaaaggttaCTGCATCATGCAGTAAATCTTTATCGTAGCTGCTATCCAGGGTGCTGAAATGCAAGTGGTCGTGCTCTTGTATGCAAAGAGGGTCACTGACCTTCAAGAAATGAAGCATATCAGTGGAAGTTtggacatttaaaaatgaaacccaATTTAATAGTGATTGAGAACAGTAATAGTGTAAGAACAGTGTTGAAAATAGTATGcaataaaatgcagttttgcAATTTCTCAACTGGCCCTTCACAAACCTTGTGGTgccatttttgaaaaataaataaaaaaataaaaaaataaaaataaataattggatTGAAAGAGGGAATCTCTGACATCTACGTGTCTTTGGTCagtcactgaaacactgagcatCCTATGCAGCGGTCCTGCTGAATACCAGAGCAAAGGAGGCGAGGCTACACACGCTCCTCTCCAGACCGACTGAAATGGCGCAATATGAACTGCAGAGCGAGCCAGTGGGCGGATGGAGCAGGTTAAAGCTGTGTGGTCTTGCTGTAGAACATGTCTTATAGCTAAAACCCACACAAACCGTTTCATTATTTCAAAGTGATTTGCGAGCTCGAGTGAAGCAAATGATTAAGATATATTTGCCACCTCTTAGTCACCTCTGTAGGCTACTCACACATCCCccgccttctctctctctctctctctctctctcacacacacacacacacacacagtcatatagCTAAAATGCCCCTGGCTACCACGACGGCTGAAATAGGACTGTATAATCATGCGTGTGGCTCCGGGTGTGTGGTTGATGCAGATGCGGTGGAAGTAGTGAAGGAGGCTGAATCAAGACCAGTCCTGTCTTAGTGTCGCCTGTCTTATCAAGCAAGATCAATGCTGGGCCGGAATCACTGGTGCATCGATAAGCTTTTTCAGCACAACTTGATCAACTTGCGTGTGATAAGGAGTGAAACACGGACATGGATTACGACTAGACCTGGAATCAAGCAGACGCTTCCTTAAGAAGCGGTACTCCAAGTCAGATCTGTGTGCTGGGGGAAAAACCTCTAGAGCTCTCCCTGATCTTGCTAATCGTCGCTGGGAAATTTTCAACGGTGCTGGAACGCAGCGGGGAAAGAACATCAGATAGAGCTATAGAGACAGAGCAGGACACTTTGCTCAACATCAGTCCTGAAGCTCAAGCAAATTGAAGGCTGGATTCAGCGCAGTGCTAAATGGAGAGGACATTAAAACCGTGGGTAATATAGGGGGGTTTGGTGAGACCGGGCCACTCTAAACCTTATGCGCCGATCCGCGCTCAGGACTGACAGGCAGGTGCAGTAAAGGCGCATCCATGAGCGTCTTCTCCTGGGACAGACTCTTTTAGCACTGTATGTTTAGTGTTTTAAACATACAGCTCTGTTGAAAAGACACGCTCCCCTGGgttgaaagagagacagagcgcgGCGCATTTGGAAGTTTGGATGCATATGATCACAACCACCATGATTTTTATGATCCTTGGTGCTTCTGTTGTAATGGTAAGAAATACGCACCAGCATCTCCATAAACAATGTCAATTGTTAAGTTGAGggtgagaattaaaaaaaaaaaaaacatttgagagCACCAGAAAGTAGAGGCGCATTGACAGAGGAAAGTCCATTCACAACCTTGATAAATGCACAGCCATGTTAAAGGAATAATAAGCAGCTCGAGCCGGTTCTTGCC is a window from the Pangasianodon hypophthalmus isolate fPanHyp1 chromosome 16, fPanHyp1.pri, whole genome shotgun sequence genome containing:
- the vwa1 gene encoding von Willebrand factor A domain-containing protein 1 isoform X2; translated protein: MEFRLVLTCLLFSFHLRAAKSQSSSSASVVNCCEGDVLFLLDSSGSVSMFEFSHMLNFLSELVQPFSLGDGQVRMALLQVSTTPHLEFGFEAYSRQQDLQEALQRTQKLGGDTNTEEALLIAKEEVLKQGIPGGAREGLPRVLVWLTDGVEPGDVQQVMAELRDEGVYVLAVSTGRGNYQVLRDVVSPPAEDHLHFVDIEDMSIITEDLRNAIIEIIRAKRLQVQDITSTSAELHWRPVLAGTGYYDIRFGPVHSGHTEGSTAGSGTDQSIAVRHYQRITRPGDSSSARLSNLYPDTTYNVTLIPQSNLDVFNTLHAIFTTQPEIQSPAQVTVSESTMTSVRVSWGPLQPASVQTYQVEYSTLPTGKLHVLTVNNRQNSTVLTNLQPGTQYLVTVSASYFSGKEKAMSVKACTQEVLPALADLHLTTVGNDSVLVKWKGGAEGLRGYWLTWEGESVQSSRQRSTLYLPPHLLSTTLTHVPHNARVCVSPVYKSARGDGLCCTAHFGSAAFTWSHNL
- the otud3 gene encoding OTU domain-containing protein 3: MSRKQSGKPVRGNRKCEQERKRDERAARRALAKDRKNRPPGEDEGEEFVSFSNQLKALGLKLREVPGDGNCLFRALADQLEGHSRGHLRLRQETVQYMTSHRQDFEPFVEDDVPFTKHVSDLAEPGTFAGNDAIVAFARSQQVKVVIHQLNAPLWEINGSEKPLCQELHIAYRYGDHYDSVRHIADNSESPARLRIANLNNSWQLGDGEKDKQRAPSPSHSPSDDEDVILNSLKTTSPNSQEVNPCQSSATSQKCHAEWLESELRNQSSPCDFGTGKHPKNQSERSDSMCPPESGTAHKPKLSNKQRKEQQRLEKKKKQEERHRQKVLQGRSSHDQNQNLPEPVTLVPALNTLSI